In Paucidesulfovibrio longus DSM 6739, a genomic segment contains:
- the queD gene encoding 6-carboxytetrahydropterin synthase QueD, translating to MPTPLWRLTVKLDFSAAHQLRNYGGKCERMHGHNFAVEVVVEGSKLDEKVEYLVDFKVLKNLTREILEELDHRHLNELPFFRERNPSSENIARHVYGELAPKLPGNVRLAEVSVAEKDAQKATYMEI from the coding sequence ATGCCCACCCCCCTCTGGCGGCTGACCGTCAAGCTCGACTTTTCCGCGGCGCACCAGCTCCGCAACTACGGCGGCAAATGCGAACGCATGCACGGGCACAACTTCGCCGTGGAAGTGGTGGTCGAAGGATCGAAACTCGACGAGAAGGTGGAGTACCTCGTGGATTTCAAGGTGCTCAAGAACCTGACCCGCGAGATTCTCGAAGAGCTGGACCACCGCCATCTCAACGAATTGCCGTTCTTCCGGGAGCGCAACCCCTCCAGCGAGAACATCGCGCGGCACGTCTATGGGGAACTGGCCCCGAAGCTGCCGGGCAACGTCCGCCTCGCGGAGGTATCCGTGGCGGAGAAAGACGCCCAGAAAGCAACCTACATGGAGATCTGA
- the dtd gene encoding D-aminoacyl-tRNA deacylase — translation MRLLIQRVLRASVHVVEAGRERLAGEIGPGLLVFAGFGAQDAEGMPGSPAWNKLLDRLLGLRVFSDEAGKMNRSVADAGGGLLVVSQFTLYADCRKGMRPSFAGFSAPPALAEALYDRLVAELRARHSGPVATGRFGAEMNVSLVNHGPVTILLDSDDFAPPRP, via the coding sequence GTGCGCCTTCTGATCCAGCGGGTCTTGCGGGCCTCGGTGCACGTGGTCGAGGCCGGACGCGAACGGCTCGCAGGGGAGATCGGCCCCGGCCTGCTCGTGTTCGCGGGCTTCGGCGCGCAGGACGCCGAAGGCATGCCCGGCTCCCCGGCCTGGAACAAGCTGCTCGACCGCCTGCTCGGCCTGCGCGTCTTCAGCGACGAGGCCGGAAAGATGAACCGCAGCGTGGCGGACGCGGGCGGCGGCCTGCTGGTCGTGTCCCAGTTCACGCTCTACGCGGACTGCCGCAAGGGCATGCGTCCCTCGTTCGCGGGCTTTTCCGCGCCCCCGGCCCTGGCCGAAGCGCTCTACGACCGCCTCGTGGCCGAGCTGCGCGCACGCCACTCCGGCCCCGTGGCCACGGGCCGCTTCGGCGCGGAAATGAACGTGTCCCTGGTCAACCACGGCCCGGTCACGATCCTGCTGGACAGCGACGACTTCGCCCCGCCCCGCCCCTGA
- a CDS encoding CgeB family protein — protein sequence MTQPQDPQRSWPRFQTRKPRILLLTSQFFLLGEIRAACERLGVEHVLLDLQAKEMGLDDFVRTILGALTTFRPDFVLTVNHLGVDREGVLLQILEALDLPLASWFVDNPHLILPAYPRTHADKTLLFTWDADNIEPLRDMGYPNAEWLPLGTDVHRFAPGASGRPDWDADVSFVGNSMVAKVLGRYKAAAPGDELAAKIREIADAFGPADEPSAARFMLGRFPELRDAFLELESPARMLAFETLLTWQSTLDYRLDCVKRLLPFRPMIVGDKGWKDLLAEEENWRLHPEVSYYDELPGLYPRSKVNFNCTSLQMKGAVNQRVFDVPACGAFLITDRRRQMDRLFEPGSEVVTYADPEQIPELVERYLADPAARKAVAEAAQKRVLAEHTYDHRLEALMRTMRLTFEPAAQS from the coding sequence ATGACCCAACCGCAAGATCCCCAGCGCAGCTGGCCGCGCTTTCAGACCAGAAAGCCGCGCATATTGCTGCTCACCAGCCAGTTTTTCCTGCTCGGAGAGATCCGGGCCGCGTGCGAGCGCCTCGGCGTGGAACACGTGCTCCTCGACCTCCAGGCCAAGGAGATGGGCCTCGACGACTTCGTGCGCACCATCCTCGGCGCGCTGACCACGTTCCGGCCCGACTTCGTGCTCACGGTCAACCACCTCGGCGTGGACCGCGAGGGCGTGCTGCTCCAGATTCTCGAAGCCCTGGACCTGCCTCTGGCCTCCTGGTTCGTGGACAACCCGCACCTGATCCTGCCCGCCTACCCGCGCACCCACGCGGACAAGACCCTGCTCTTCACCTGGGACGCGGACAACATCGAGCCGCTGCGGGACATGGGCTACCCCAACGCCGAATGGCTGCCCCTGGGCACGGACGTGCACCGCTTCGCCCCCGGCGCGAGCGGCAGGCCCGACTGGGACGCGGACGTCTCCTTCGTGGGCAACTCCATGGTCGCCAAGGTGCTCGGCCGCTACAAGGCCGCCGCGCCCGGCGACGAACTGGCCGCCAAGATCCGGGAAATCGCGGACGCCTTCGGCCCCGCGGACGAGCCTTCGGCCGCGCGGTTCATGCTCGGCCGCTTCCCGGAACTGCGAGACGCCTTTTTGGAGCTGGAAAGCCCGGCCAGGATGCTGGCCTTCGAAACCCTGCTGACCTGGCAGTCCACCCTGGACTATCGGCTGGACTGCGTGAAGCGGCTCCTGCCCTTCCGCCCCATGATCGTGGGCGACAAGGGCTGGAAGGATCTGCTCGCGGAAGAGGAAAACTGGCGGCTGCACCCCGAAGTCTCGTATTACGACGAGCTGCCCGGCCTCTACCCGCGCTCCAAGGTCAACTTCAACTGCACCAGCCTCCAGATGAAGGGCGCGGTGAACCAGCGCGTCTTCGACGTGCCCGCCTGCGGCGCGTTCTTGATCACGGACCGCCGCCGCCAGATGGACCGTCTCTTCGAGCCGGGCAGCGAGGTCGTGACCTATGCCGACCCGGAACAGATTCCGGAGCTGGTGGAGCGCTACCTCGCGGACCCGGCCGCCCGCAAGGCCGTGGCCGAGGCCGCGCAAAAGCGCGTGCTCGCCGAACACACCTACGACCACCGCCTCGAAGCGCTGATGCGCACCATGCGCCTGACCTTCGAGCCCGCCGCGCAAAGCTGA
- a CDS encoding YebO family protein — translation MEQMLFLQYLLFGLGALAILALAVPLLIWRNTSETARLLADLLEEQEQTNALLTRLLRGMNALEQHELAAPGPDDDYGPDEEYCPDPEDAAYEPCAPEGESLTDAGPDDESETKDGPEGKGRFWLE, via the coding sequence TCTTCAATATCTGCTGTTCGGGCTGGGCGCTTTGGCGATCCTGGCCCTGGCCGTGCCGCTGCTGATCTGGCGCAACACCTCGGAAACGGCCAGACTGCTGGCCGATCTGCTGGAAGAGCAGGAGCAGACCAACGCCCTGCTCACCCGCCTCCTGCGCGGCATGAACGCCCTGGAGCAGCACGAGCTGGCCGCTCCCGGCCCGGACGACGACTACGGTCCGGACGAGGAATACTGCCCAGATCCGGAAGACGCGGCCTACGAGCCCTGCGCCCCGGAGGGCGAAAGCCTGACGGACGCCGGGCCGGATGACGAATCCGAAACCAAGGACGGCCCGGAGGGAAAGGGCCGCTTCTGGCTCGAATAA
- a CDS encoding glycosyltransferase family 9 protein — protein sequence MPQDPILILQMQRMGDLILSFPLMLWLQRLHPGRPVWVAAERLFYEPLLPLSPSVTYFPWEGADVLKKHRYRLVVNLSFRERAARLAGELDADQKLGPVQENGARRVHGDWQLYRSALVRNNRHNRLHWADLNALDCVPLARIRATRFDPPRPPAAEKPQIGLFLGASDAAKRPAPAFWAGLLHELVRRDLRPVLFGGPGEKELGAETRRLFGRPVADFCGRMKLDELARGLNASSLLITPDTGPMHLAAWTGCRTLNLSMGNVSPFETGPYQPGHLVLRAGLPCSEGCWECSREGLDCHDAFTPEAVAFIAGKAVRGKTPVAAPQGLDLYATDRDDRGLFALRRLGSGPNRDDLLGAFWKHFFGWRLGLWSDAPAREALAALAAAFPEECAGLAAALPKAVNVFRAGLAGRGAGSLWESGPTALAPLSGLADLALQNADYAPDAWAGQVARLEALGSLLADC from the coding sequence ATGCCCCAGGATCCGATCCTCATCCTCCAGATGCAGCGCATGGGGGACTTGATTCTCTCCTTTCCGCTGATGCTCTGGCTCCAGCGGCTGCATCCGGGCCGTCCGGTCTGGGTCGCGGCGGAGCGGCTCTTCTACGAGCCCCTGCTCCCGCTCAGCCCCAGCGTGACCTACTTCCCCTGGGAAGGCGCGGACGTGCTCAAGAAGCACCGTTACAGGCTGGTGGTCAACCTCTCCTTCCGCGAGCGCGCCGCCCGGCTCGCCGGAGAACTGGACGCGGACCAGAAGCTCGGCCCGGTCCAGGAGAACGGAGCACGCCGGGTCCACGGCGACTGGCAGCTCTACCGTTCCGCCCTGGTGCGCAACAACCGCCACAACCGCCTGCACTGGGCCGACCTGAACGCCCTGGACTGCGTGCCCCTGGCGCGCATCCGGGCCACCCGCTTCGACCCGCCCCGGCCCCCGGCCGCGGAAAAGCCCCAGATCGGCCTGTTCCTCGGCGCGAGCGACGCGGCAAAGCGCCCCGCGCCCGCGTTCTGGGCCGGGCTGCTGCACGAGCTGGTGCGGCGCGATCTGCGGCCCGTGCTGTTCGGCGGGCCGGGAGAAAAGGAACTCGGCGCGGAAACCCGCCGCCTCTTCGGTCGGCCCGTGGCGGACTTCTGCGGCCGGATGAAGCTCGACGAGCTGGCCCGCGGGCTGAACGCCAGCTCCCTGCTGATCACCCCGGACACCGGCCCCATGCACCTCGCGGCCTGGACGGGCTGCCGGACCCTGAACCTCTCCATGGGCAACGTCAGCCCCTTCGAGACCGGGCCGTACCAGCCCGGACATCTGGTGCTGCGCGCGGGCCTGCCCTGCTCCGAGGGCTGCTGGGAATGCTCCCGCGAGGGCCTAGACTGCCACGACGCCTTCACCCCCGAAGCCGTGGCCTTCATCGCGGGCAAGGCCGTGCGCGGGAAGACTCCCGTGGCCGCGCCCCAGGGGCTGGACCTCTACGCCACGGACCGCGACGACCGGGGGCTTTTCGCCCTGCGCCGCCTCGGCTCCGGTCCGAACCGCGACGATCTGCTCGGCGCGTTCTGGAAGCACTTCTTCGGCTGGCGGCTCGGCCTCTGGAGCGATGCTCCCGCCCGGGAAGCGCTGGCCGCCCTGGCCGCAGCCTTTCCCGAAGAATGCGCCGGGCTGGCAGCGGCCCTGCCCAAGGCCGTGAACGTCTTTCGCGCCGGACTGGCCGGGCGCGGCGCGGGCTCGCTCTGGGAAAGCGGCCCCACTGCCCTCGCGCCCCTTTCCGGGCTGGCCGACCTCGCCCTGCAGAACGCGGACTACGCCCCGGACGCCTGGGCCGGACAGGTGGCCCGGCTGGAAGCCCTGGGCTCGCTGCTCGCGGACTGCTGA
- a CDS encoding histone deacetylase family protein — translation MFRIRRIFDDLLPRDREVIRRVQEILREQFPGARESEYRDIPAKLRNPLKHRFRTILHVAEKRGQVMGFALMLHVPDLAFSYLDYISAAPGVTGGGVGAALYARLREEARFLHCSGIFFECAPDDPKLCPGQKDDKEHMAANRARMRFYERFGARTIVNTAYETPLKPDDDDCPPCMVFDDLGTGRPLERARAQEIIRAILERKYGKRCPEGYVDMVVESFRDDPVRLRPLRKAPAEPKPAYANAPLIALTVNDKHDIHHVHERGYVESPARVRRIAAELEKTGLFGVVPVKKHPERELLAVHDPAMVSYFKRAVAGLPEGKSIYPYVFPIRNAARPPKELPVRAGYYCIDTFTPLNGNAYLAARRAVDCALTAAERILDGDRLAYALVRPPGHHAERRSFGGFCYFNNAAVAANRLSTLGRVAVLDVDYHHGNGTQDIFYERGDVLTVSIHGHPSFAYPYFSGFGSEHGAGPGRGANMNIPLPELVNGEEYRKALHRALSRVAHFRPTFLVVALGLDPAKGDPTGTWSLTAQDFEENGKMIGSLGLPTLVVQEGGYRIPSLGQNARRFFLGLREGAYGRTAQQRRERALAEGTGEGKTLLQ, via the coding sequence GTGTTTCGCATTCGGCGCATTTTCGACGATCTTCTTCCCCGCGACCGCGAGGTCATCCGGCGGGTGCAGGAAATACTGCGCGAGCAGTTTCCGGGCGCGCGGGAGTCCGAGTATCGCGACATCCCCGCCAAGCTGCGCAATCCGCTCAAGCACCGTTTCCGGACCATTCTCCACGTCGCCGAGAAGCGCGGGCAGGTCATGGGCTTCGCCCTGATGCTGCACGTGCCCGATCTGGCCTTCAGCTATCTGGACTACATTTCCGCGGCTCCGGGCGTGACCGGGGGCGGGGTGGGCGCGGCCCTCTACGCCCGCCTGCGCGAGGAAGCCCGCTTCCTGCACTGTTCGGGCATCTTTTTCGAATGCGCGCCGGACGATCCCAAGCTCTGCCCCGGACAGAAGGACGACAAGGAACACATGGCCGCCAACAGGGCGCGGATGCGCTTCTACGAACGCTTCGGCGCGCGGACCATCGTGAACACGGCCTACGAGACGCCGCTGAAGCCCGATGACGACGACTGCCCGCCGTGCATGGTCTTCGACGACCTCGGCACGGGCCGCCCCCTGGAGCGCGCGCGAGCGCAGGAGATCATCCGGGCCATCCTGGAGCGCAAGTACGGCAAGCGCTGCCCGGAGGGCTATGTGGATATGGTCGTGGAGTCCTTCCGGGACGACCCCGTGCGGCTGCGCCCGCTGCGGAAGGCCCCGGCCGAGCCCAAGCCCGCCTATGCGAACGCGCCGCTCATCGCCCTGACCGTGAACGACAAGCACGACATCCATCACGTGCACGAGCGGGGGTATGTGGAATCCCCGGCGCGGGTCCGGCGCATCGCCGCCGAGCTGGAGAAGACCGGGCTGTTCGGCGTGGTCCCGGTGAAGAAGCACCCGGAGCGCGAGCTGCTGGCCGTGCACGATCCCGCCATGGTCAGCTATTTCAAGCGGGCCGTGGCCGGCCTGCCCGAAGGCAAGTCCATCTACCCCTACGTCTTCCCCATCCGCAACGCGGCCCGGCCTCCCAAGGAGCTGCCCGTGCGGGCCGGATATTACTGCATCGACACCTTCACGCCCCTGAACGGCAACGCCTATCTCGCGGCCCGGCGCGCCGTGGACTGCGCCCTGACCGCTGCCGAGCGCATTCTCGACGGGGACCGGCTGGCCTACGCCCTGGTGCGTCCTCCGGGACACCACGCGGAGCGGCGCTCCTTCGGCGGGTTCTGCTATTTCAACAACGCGGCCGTGGCCGCCAACCGGCTCTCCACCCTGGGCCGGGTGGCCGTGCTCGACGTGGACTACCACCACGGCAACGGCACCCAGGACATCTTCTATGAACGCGGGGACGTGCTCACGGTTTCCATCCACGGGCATCCGAGCTTCGCCTATCCCTATTTCAGCGGGTTCGGCTCGGAGCACGGCGCCGGGCCGGGCCGGGGCGCGAACATGAACATCCCGCTGCCGGAGCTGGTCAACGGCGAGGAGTACCGCAAGGCCCTGCACCGGGCGCTTTCCCGCGTGGCCCACTTCCGGCCCACGTTCCTGGTGGTGGCGCTGGGCCTGGACCCGGCCAAGGGCGACCCCACGGGCACCTGGAGCCTGACCGCACAGGATTTCGAGGAAAACGGAAAGATGATCGGCTCTCTGGGCCTGCCCACCCTGGTGGTGCAGGAGGGCGGCTACCGCATCCCCTCCCTGGGGCAGAACGCGCGGCGGTTTTTCCTCGGACTGCGCGAGGGCGCGTACGGCCGCACGGCGCAGCAGCGGCGCGAGCGGGCCTTGGCCGAGGGGACCGGAGAGGGAAAGACCCTGCTTCAGTAG